One region of Chaetodon auriga isolate fChaAug3 chromosome 5, fChaAug3.hap1, whole genome shotgun sequence genomic DNA includes:
- the hsd17b3 gene encoding 17-beta-hydroxysteroid dehydrogenase type 3, producing MDLMELFFISLGAAVVVYYGVKLLLFSRMLFPKLWFPMSKSFFTSMGEWAVVTGASEGIGRAYAFVLAKRGMNVVMMSRTKETLDQVAKEITDTTGQRVKVIVTDFTQENIFSEIEDQLKDLNIGVLVNNVGILPSFIPCKFLDSAELDQTITKMINCNVKTMAKMCKIILPGMESRRKGVIVNISSGVASIPFPLYTLYAASKVFVQRFSQGLQAEYKDKGIIIQAVAPFGISTRMAGFQKTNMVTLSPEHFVKCSLQYLKAGDKTHGSVSHIVLGWFLQTIPLKVLYAESVLNSLQDYVKKKNAQMKRNS from the exons ATGGATTtaatggagctgtttttcatttctcttgGTGCTGCAGTTGTTGTCTATTATGGAgtgaaactgctgcttttcagtAGGATGCTTTTTCCAAAACTGTGGTTTCCGATGTCAAAATCTTTTTTCACCTCTATGGGAGAGTGGGCAG TGGTGACTGGTGCTTCAGAAGGCATAGGAAGAGCATATGCATTTGTG CTGGCTAAGCGAGGAATGAACGTGGTAATGATGAGCAGAACCAAAGAAACATTGGACCAGGTGGCCAAGGAAATAA CTGATACAACAGGGCAGAGGGTGAAAGTGATAGTAACAGACTTCACACAGGAAAACATCTTCAGTGAAATCGAGGATCAGCTTAAAGACCTCAACATTGGGGTTTTag TCAATAATGTCGGCATACTGCCCAGCTTCATCCCCTGCAAATTCCTTGACTCTGCAGAGTTGGACCAG ACAATTACAAAGATGATAAACTGCAATGTGAAAACTATGGCCAAG atGTGCAAAATAATCCTCCCAGGCATGGAGAGCAG GAGGAAAGGGGTGATTGTGAATATTTCGTCTGGAGTTGCTTCTATTCCATTCCCCCTGTACACCCTGTATGCTGCATCTAAG GTGTTTGTGCAAAGATTTTCTCAAGGTCTTCAAGCAGAATACAAAGATAAAGGGATTATTATACAG GCAGTGGCTCCATTCGGGATCTCCACTCGAATGGCAGGTTTCCAAAAAACCAACATGGTGACGCTGTCCCCAGAGCACTTTGTGAAATGCTCGCTGCAGTACCTCAAAGCTGGAGACAAAACGCATGGCAGTGTCTCTCACATCGTTCTG GGCTGGTTCCTGCAGACTATTCCTCTCAAGGTCCTCTATGCAGAGTCTGTGCTAAACAGCCTACAGGACTATGTCAAGAAGAAAAATGCACAGATGAAGCGCAACTCATGA